A portion of the Bacteroides faecium genome contains these proteins:
- a CDS encoding DUF1566 domain-containing protein, with translation MKRITVIIFASLFILLKGYSQTIEVYGDSRGNRYAAINSKDLPKQRIRDKSAVFYNNIQLYEYTPTGQDTNPIIDTNGNPVYADRIIRHIDSMYDAGKINKTVSAFFIVSPDIVYSDGNDSDGKDSGTPTMNWATANGYLATANSNSYSTEKNIAVPKGCAMYRGKDGQDAPGTWRIPTLREGSLIMIYYKELEATTTQGTDCKAFALPGKESTTYWLATENTTSSQAWSMTIYPDATRVKYKSVRDLSKASSYYLRCIRDIE, from the coding sequence ATGAAAAGAATAACTGTCATAATCTTCGCGTCCCTTTTTATCTTGCTAAAGGGATATTCCCAGACAATAGAAGTCTATGGAGATTCAAGGGGAAACAGGTATGCGGCTATTAATTCGAAAGATTTGCCGAAACAAAGGATCAGAGATAAAAGTGCTGTCTTTTATAACAACATTCAATTATACGAGTACACCCCGACTGGTCAAGATACGAATCCTATTATTGATACTAATGGCAACCCTGTTTATGCGGACAGGATTATCCGGCATATAGATAGCATGTATGATGCAGGCAAAATCAATAAGACTGTATCTGCATTTTTTATAGTCTCTCCGGATATCGTATATAGCGATGGCAATGATAGCGACGGAAAAGACAGTGGAACGCCAACAATGAATTGGGCTACAGCAAATGGCTATCTTGCTACGGCAAACAGTAATAGTTATAGTACGGAGAAGAATATTGCTGTTCCCAAGGGATGCGCAATGTATCGGGGGAAAGACGGTCAGGACGCTCCGGGAACATGGCGGATACCTACACTGCGTGAAGGAAGCCTGATTATGATTTATTATAAGGAATTAGAGGCCACAACTACCCAAGGTACCGATTGTAAAGCATTCGCCTTACCTGGCAAAGAATCAACCACCTATTGGTTAGCGACGGAAAATACAACTTCTTCTCAAGCATGGTCAATGACAATTTATCCTGATGCGACAAGAGTGAAATATAAGTCTGTCAGAGATCTCTCCAAGGCAAGCTCCTATTATCTCCGTTGCATCCGGGATATAGAATAG
- a CDS encoding AraC family transcriptional regulator gives MKKNQPYKQDKVFDNILETEEFNVYTKIDDLPLDENPMYLDEGINGICTGGSALFNVFGNKRRIVSNDLVVIFPFQLASVTEISSDFSMMFLKVPKSLFMDTISGICIPTLDFFFYMRTNFSTPLYDEECQRFIHFCNILIYRINLPRNLFRRESIMQLLRVFYWDIYVAYKRNPKATELVRYTRKEKLLFDFFCLVIEFHTVSRDVAFYAKKMCVSAKHLTMVITDMSGRSAKDWIIEYSLLEIKALLRDSNLEIKEVASRTNFQSNSVMTRFFREHTGMTPSEYRERIYVKNEIDL, from the coding sequence ATGAAAAAGAACCAGCCATATAAGCAGGATAAAGTATTCGATAATATATTGGAAACAGAAGAGTTTAACGTCTATACTAAAATAGACGATTTACCTCTTGATGAAAATCCTATGTATCTTGATGAAGGGATAAATGGGATATGCACGGGAGGAAGTGCGTTATTCAATGTTTTTGGTAATAAACGACGGATTGTTTCCAATGATCTGGTAGTCATTTTCCCTTTTCAGCTGGCTTCTGTCACGGAGATTAGCAGTGACTTTTCAATGATGTTTCTAAAAGTACCCAAAAGCCTGTTTATGGATACAATAAGCGGGATATGTATACCTACGCTTGATTTCTTTTTCTATATGCGGACAAATTTCAGCACTCCGCTATACGATGAAGAGTGCCAACGTTTCATTCACTTTTGCAATATTTTGATTTATCGCATCAACTTGCCTCGCAACTTATTCAGACGGGAGTCTATCATGCAGTTATTACGTGTTTTCTACTGGGATATATATGTGGCTTATAAAAGAAATCCGAAAGCTACCGAATTAGTAAGATATACCCGCAAGGAAAAACTTTTATTCGACTTTTTTTGTCTGGTGATCGAATTTCATACCGTAAGTCGGGATGTTGCGTTTTATGCGAAAAAGATGTGTGTGTCCGCCAAGCATCTTACAATGGTAATTACAGATATGAGCGGTCGTTCGGCAAAAGACTGGATTATAGAATATTCCCTTCTTGAAATAAAGGCTCTTTTACGGGATTCTAACCTTGAAATAAAAGAAGTGGCCTCACGCACGAACTTCCAGTCGAACTCTGTTATGACAAGATTCTTTCGTGAACATACCGGTATGACTCCGTCTGAATACAGGGAGAGAATTTACGTTAAAAATGAAATTGATTTATAA
- a CDS encoding AAA family ATPase, with protein MILEFKFKNFRSAKDWQILSFEASADKVSEEYYCTTINDTKVLKLGILYGANASGKTNVLLALDFIRKIAISPKINKMQPIGFTPFLLDDTTKKECGVFELTFFVNNMKHIYYLEVDNSAVLKETLKYYPGKQPAEIFSRETINGITHIRLGSKVKLNVAEQEKLQVNTLSNMSVVSAYATANFMFPELERVYNYFLKQWLPILLPQTDLKTWTTGEMEAEKENKSFLLDLLHRADFNISGFDVQQNEKNKKDTDLIFEHTIVANGTSSVHYLPDILESAGTIRYYGLGTILNILLERNAIIPVDELENSLHPDLFAHFINLFLVNSTYSQLIFSTHNLQSLDTEDLRKDVVWFTEKKDDGSTDLFSLDDFNIRNGVSFLNAYNAGKFGAKPTLGGIFIPKKR; from the coding sequence ATGATTTTAGAGTTTAAGTTTAAAAATTTCAGATCAGCAAAGGATTGGCAGATATTAAGTTTTGAAGCCTCTGCAGATAAGGTTTCAGAAGAATATTACTGTACCACTATCAACGATACGAAAGTATTAAAACTCGGTATCCTCTATGGAGCTAATGCTTCAGGAAAGACTAACGTGTTGCTAGCACTTGACTTCATACGAAAAATAGCCATTTCGCCTAAGATAAACAAGATGCAGCCTATCGGGTTTACTCCGTTTCTCTTGGATGATACGACAAAGAAAGAATGTGGAGTATTTGAATTGACTTTTTTTGTAAACAATATGAAGCATATCTATTATCTTGAAGTAGATAATAGTGCTGTCCTAAAAGAAACACTTAAATATTATCCCGGTAAGCAACCTGCCGAAATTTTCTCCCGAGAGACCATTAATGGAATCACTCATATCCGATTAGGAAGCAAAGTCAAACTCAATGTGGCCGAGCAGGAAAAGTTGCAGGTAAATACACTTAGTAATATGAGTGTTGTTTCAGCTTATGCTACAGCTAACTTTATGTTTCCTGAATTAGAACGTGTATATAACTATTTCCTGAAGCAGTGGTTGCCTATACTCTTGCCCCAAACGGATTTGAAAACATGGACAACAGGAGAAATGGAAGCAGAGAAGGAGAACAAATCCTTTTTATTAGATTTGCTACACCGTGCAGATTTTAATATATCCGGTTTTGATGTTCAACAAAACGAGAAAAATAAAAAAGATACGGATTTGATATTTGAACATACGATTGTAGCCAATGGAACATCTTCTGTTCATTACCTGCCTGATATACTTGAATCAGCAGGAACAATACGCTATTATGGTTTGGGAACTATTCTGAATATATTGCTTGAAAGAAATGCTATCATACCTGTTGATGAACTTGAGAATTCGCTGCATCCGGATTTATTTGCCCATTTCATCAACTTATTTTTGGTTAATTCGACTTATTCGCAGCTGATTTTCAGTACGCATAATCTCCAATCATTAGACACCGAGGATTTACGTAAAGATGTAGTCTGGTTTACAGAAAAAAAGGATGATGGTTCAACAGACCTGTTTTCACTTGATGACTTCAATATTCGCAATGGCGTTTCGTTTCTCAATGCATATAATGCAGGGAAATTTGGCGCCAAACCAACGCTGGGCGGTATTTTTATTCCTAAAAAACGATAA
- a CDS encoding RloB family protein: protein MAREKRIKEIRKSYAIIGEGITEFFYFDGFRNVEKDLLKKFNVTLKPDKPKHPDYSDIITKAQSLLAKEFDVVFCLIDMDYINADNVRKQAYDKEKSSCIKAYKNEIYFIESNPAFEFWLLLHFVFTDRQFRNCDEVITELKKNGRLEKYEKSIEYFS, encoded by the coding sequence ATGGCACGCGAAAAAAGAATAAAAGAAATTCGGAAATCTTATGCGATTATCGGTGAAGGAATCACAGAGTTTTTCTATTTTGATGGATTTCGTAATGTTGAAAAGGACCTATTGAAGAAGTTCAATGTTACCCTAAAACCTGATAAGCCCAAACATCCTGACTACAGTGATATCATAACGAAAGCTCAATCGCTATTAGCGAAAGAGTTTGATGTAGTTTTTTGCTTGATTGATATGGATTATATCAATGCTGATAATGTACGTAAACAAGCCTATGATAAGGAGAAGTCATCATGCATCAAGGCATACAAAAATGAGATTTATTTCATAGAGAGTAATCCTGCCTTTGAATTTTGGCTATTATTACACTTTGTCTTTACCGACCGTCAGTTTCGTAACTGTGACGAAGTAATTACAGAGTTGAAAAAGAATGGTCGTCTTGAAAAGTACGAAAAAAGCATTGAGTATTTTTCTTAG
- a CDS encoding sialate O-acetylesterase, which yields MKSSMIKTGTMLAGFLLAACLSTHAEVKLPAIFSDGMVMQQQTNANLWGTATPNKKVTVTTGWNNKQYVVASDKNGAWKLAVSTPEAGGPYTLTFDDGAKKTLNNILIGELWLCSGQSNMEMPMKGFKNQPVENANMDILHSKNPQIRLFTVKRTSTFTPQNDVIGSWKEANPTSVRDFSATAYYFGRLVNEIIDVPVGLIVAAWGGSACEAWMTADWLKAFPDAKIPQSETDIKSKNRTPTVLYNGMLHPLIGMTMKGVIWYQGEDNWNRAHTYADMFTTLINGWRAEWKQGDFPFYYCQIAPYDYGIITEKGKEVINSAYLREAQSKVEHRVANSGMAVLLDAGMEKGIHPSKKRVAGERLALLALTKTYGVDGVNGESPYYKSVEIKNDTVVVSFERAGMWISGKNCFESKNFEVAGKDKIFYPAKAWIERSKMLVKSEKVPHPVAVRYGFKNYVEGDVYCDGLPLGSFRSDNW from the coding sequence ATGAAAAGTTCAATGATTAAAACAGGTACAATGTTGGCAGGTTTTCTGCTTGCTGCCTGCCTATCGACACACGCAGAAGTAAAGCTACCGGCTATTTTTTCTGATGGCATGGTGATGCAGCAACAAACAAATGCCAATCTTTGGGGTACGGCAACTCCGAACAAGAAAGTGACTGTCACTACCGGTTGGAACAATAAACAATATGTGGTGGCATCGGATAAAAACGGTGCATGGAAACTTGCTGTCTCCACTCCGGAAGCGGGCGGCCCCTATACACTGACATTTGACGATGGAGCTAAAAAGACATTGAATAATATTCTGATAGGAGAACTTTGGCTTTGTTCCGGACAAAGTAATATGGAAATGCCAATGAAAGGATTCAAGAATCAGCCGGTAGAAAATGCCAATATGGACATTCTTCACAGCAAGAATCCGCAAATCCGTCTGTTTACGGTGAAACGTACTTCTACGTTCACTCCACAGAATGACGTTATCGGCTCATGGAAAGAGGCAAACCCAACCAGCGTCCGTGATTTCAGCGCAACAGCCTATTATTTCGGCAGACTGGTGAATGAAATAATAGATGTTCCGGTAGGATTGATAGTAGCAGCATGGGGCGGTTCAGCGTGCGAAGCCTGGATGACCGCTGACTGGCTGAAAGCCTTCCCCGACGCTAAAATTCCTCAATCTGAAACGGATATTAAATCAAAGAACCGTACTCCGACTGTGCTTTACAATGGAATGTTGCATCCCCTTATCGGCATGACAATGAAAGGAGTGATATGGTATCAAGGGGAAGATAACTGGAATCGTGCCCATACGTATGCAGATATGTTTACTACACTGATTAACGGTTGGCGTGCCGAATGGAAACAAGGAGATTTTCCTTTTTACTATTGTCAGATAGCCCCATACGATTATGGAATCATCACGGAAAAAGGCAAAGAAGTCATAAATTCCGCCTACCTTCGGGAAGCACAATCGAAAGTTGAGCATCGTGTAGCGAATAGCGGCATGGCGGTATTGCTCGATGCCGGAATGGAGAAAGGAATCCATCCGTCAAAGAAGCGAGTTGCCGGAGAACGTCTGGCACTTCTTGCTTTGACTAAGACTTACGGAGTAGATGGAGTGAATGGTGAAAGTCCTTATTATAAAAGCGTTGAAATAAAGAATGACACGGTAGTCGTAAGCTTTGAACGTGCCGGTATGTGGATTAGCGGCAAGAACTGTTTCGAGTCGAAAAACTTTGAAGTGGCAGGTAAAGACAAAATATTCTATCCTGCGAAAGCTTGGATTGAGCGTAGCAAGATGCTCGTAAAAAGTGAGAAAGTCCCGCATCCGGTAGCTGTCCGGTATGGATTTAAGAACTATGTGGAAGGAGATGTATATTGCGACGGACTACCTTTAGGGTCTTTCCGTTCGGATAACTGGTGA
- a CDS encoding DUF5703 domain-containing protein, protein MKRFYLIITILFIGVSALWSQHANVVWNTPSRNSSESMPCGGGDIGMNIWVEDGDILFYVSRSGTFDENNCQLKQGRFRLRLSPNPFKNATDFRQELKLKDGYVEVEAGGVQIQFWVDVFHPVIHVEIANAQPVQTEVSYENWRYQKRPIRKGEGQQCSYKWAPPKGTATSADFVSLKDNASGRKNQLIFYHRNPELTVFDVVVAQQGMGEVKPQMMNPLKNLTFGGTLFGENLEFTGITDDTYTGTDYRSWNFRTSKTSRKEQFCIVLHTDQTETVAQWEQGLQTALQRIAPKGKNSAKTITQDKKQTRSWWNAFWQRSFIVAEGEAQEITRNYTLFRYMLGCNAYGSVPTKFNGGLFTFDPCHVDEKQSFTPDYRKWGGGTMTAQNQRLVYWPMLKSGDYDMMSAQFDFYNRMLKNAELRSRIYWQHNGACFSEQIENFGLPNPAEYGFKRPEWFDKGLEYNAWLEYEWDTVLEFCQMILETKNYADADITPYLPLIESSLTFFDEHYRMLASRRGRKALDGDGHLVLFPGSACETYKMTNNASSTIAALRTVLKTYGKKEEMLKTIPPIPLRYIEVKDSLNPESVPELKQTISPAVSWERINNIETPQLYPVFPWRIYGVGKENLELARNTYFHDPNAIKFRSHTGWKQDNIWAACLGLTEEAKRLSLAKLSDGPHRFPAFWGPGYDWTPDHNWGGSGMIGLQEMLLQTNGEQILLFPAWPKEWNVHFKLHAPGKTMVEATLKNGEVKDLKVLPENRKKDIIIMIKE, encoded by the coding sequence ATGAAAAGATTTTATCTGATTATAACAATATTATTTATTGGCGTGTCGGCACTTTGGAGCCAACATGCCAATGTCGTTTGGAATACTCCCAGCCGTAACTCTTCCGAATCCATGCCTTGTGGCGGTGGGGATATTGGTATGAATATATGGGTGGAAGATGGCGACATCTTGTTTTATGTAAGCCGTAGCGGTACATTCGACGAAAACAACTGCCAACTGAAACAAGGCCGTTTCCGTCTTCGGCTGTCACCTAATCCATTCAAAAATGCTACTGATTTCCGTCAGGAATTGAAATTGAAAGACGGTTATGTAGAGGTCGAAGCCGGTGGCGTGCAAATACAATTCTGGGTAGATGTTTTTCATCCGGTCATTCATGTAGAGATAGCGAACGCACAGCCTGTACAGACAGAAGTGTCCTATGAGAACTGGCGTTATCAGAAACGTCCCATTCGAAAAGGAGAGGGACAACAATGTTCTTACAAATGGGCTCCCCCGAAAGGAACGGCAACAAGTGCGGACTTCGTTTCTTTGAAAGATAATGCATCTGGCAGGAAAAACCAACTTATATTTTATCATCGCAACCCCGAACTAACCGTTTTTGATGTTGTCGTAGCCCAACAAGGGATGGGCGAGGTGAAGCCACAAATGATGAATCCTCTGAAAAACCTGACTTTCGGCGGAACTCTTTTCGGTGAAAATCTAGAATTTACAGGCATTACGGACGATACATATACCGGAACGGACTACCGCTCTTGGAATTTCCGCACTTCCAAAACTTCCCGCAAGGAACAGTTCTGTATCGTATTGCATACAGACCAGACAGAAACCGTAGCGCAATGGGAACAAGGTCTGCAAACCGCTTTACAAAGAATTGCCCCGAAAGGGAAAAACTCCGCAAAGACCATCACGCAGGATAAGAAACAAACCCGTTCATGGTGGAATGCCTTTTGGCAACGTAGCTTTATCGTAGCAGAAGGAGAGGCACAGGAAATCACCCGAAACTATACGCTTTTCCGTTACATGCTAGGATGCAACGCCTACGGTAGCGTACCGACGAAATTTAACGGCGGATTATTTACCTTCGACCCCTGCCATGTGGACGAGAAACAATCGTTTACCCCCGACTACCGGAAATGGGGCGGTGGCACGATGACCGCACAAAACCAACGGCTGGTATATTGGCCGATGCTGAAAAGCGGTGATTACGACATGATGTCCGCCCAATTTGATTTTTATAACCGGATGCTGAAAAACGCAGAATTGCGCAGCCGCATATATTGGCAACACAATGGAGCCTGCTTCAGTGAACAGATAGAGAACTTCGGTTTGCCTAATCCTGCGGAATATGGTTTCAAGCGTCCGGAGTGGTTCGACAAAGGATTGGAATATAATGCCTGGCTGGAATACGAATGGGATACAGTTCTCGAATTCTGCCAAATGATACTGGAAACAAAGAACTATGCGGATGCCGACATCACCCCTTACCTTCCTCTGATAGAAAGCTCGCTCACATTCTTCGACGAGCACTATCGCATGCTTGCTTCCCGTCGTGGCAGGAAAGCGCTGGACGGCGACGGGCATCTGGTTCTTTTCCCCGGTTCCGCCTGCGAAACTTATAAGATGACCAATAATGCCAGCAGCACCATAGCAGCCTTACGAACCGTGCTCAAAACATATGGAAAGAAAGAGGAAATGCTGAAAACAATTCCCCCGATTCCATTGCGATACATAGAAGTAAAAGATTCTCTGAATCCGGAATCTGTCCCCGAATTGAAACAGACGATTTCTCCTGCCGTAAGTTGGGAGCGCATCAACAACATAGAAACTCCGCAACTTTATCCTGTATTTCCGTGGCGTATCTACGGAGTAGGCAAGGAAAACTTGGAACTCGCCCGTAATACATATTTCCATGACCCGAACGCAATCAAGTTCCGTTCGCATACCGGATGGAAACAAGACAATATCTGGGCAGCCTGTCTGGGGCTGACCGAAGAAGCTAAAAGGCTGTCCCTTGCCAAGCTTTCCGACGGTCCCCACCGTTTTCCTGCCTTTTGGGGGCCGGGATATGACTGGACTCCCGACCATAATTGGGGTGGTAGCGGTATGATAGGGCTTCAAGAGATGCTCTTGCAGACCAATGGCGAACAAATATTACTTTTTCCGGCATGGCCGAAAGAATGGAATGTGCATTTTAAACTGCATGCTCCGGGTAAGACTATGGTAGAAGCTACTCTGAAAAACGGAGAAGTGAAGGACTTGAAAGTCTTGCCGGAAAATAGAAAGAAAGACATTATTATAATGATAAAAGAATAA
- a CDS encoding glycoside hydrolase family 2 protein, whose protein sequence is MNKRPFLILSAFLLLFSLTGKGQATEAYRPETSVAGFIQLPGSGRQVYNFNPGWRFFKGDIRGAEAVNFDDRSWEIVSTPHTVELMPVEASGCRNYQGPAWYRKHFVVPADTKGQRVSIHFEAAMGKQIIYLNGKRIQEHIGGYLPFTLDLTANGVQAGDSCLLAVFTDNSDDKSYPPGKRQYTLDFAYHGGIYRDVWMIAKSPVAITDALDSQIVAGGGVFVHFDKISEKSAQVYVKTELQNDAQRQESVTVETTLTDADGKVIKRTSGKLSLKPGEKKSIQQQMEVKNPKLWSPDTPYLYRVQSRIKKGNQSIDGGITRAGIRLAEFRGKDGFWLNGKPFGQLVGANRHQDFAYVGNALPNSQQWRDAKRLRDAGCTIIRVAHYPQDPSFMDACDELGMFVIVATPGWQYWNKDPKFGELVHQNTREMIRRDRNHPSVLMWEPILNETRYPLDFALKALEITKEEYPYPGRPVAAADVHSAGVKEHYDVVYGWPGDDEKADRPEQCIFTREFGENVDDWYAHNNNNRASRSWGERPLLVQALSLAKSYDEMYRTTGLFIGGAQWHPFDHQRGYHPDPYWGGIYDAFRQKKYAYEMFRSQSPASLEHPLAECGPMVFIAHEMSQFSDKDVVVFSNCDSVRLSIYDGTKTWTKPVVHAKGHMPNAPVIFNDVWDFWEARGYSYTQKNWQKVNMVAEGIINGKVVCTQKKMPSRRSTKLRMYVDTQKVNLVADGSDFIVVVAEVTDDSGNVRRLAKENIVFTVEGEGEIVGDATINANPRAVEFGSAPVLIRSTRKAGKIKVKAHVQFEGTQAPTAAELEFESIPAELPFCYEEQTTISSTMKTDLSKSKSEGKIKLTEEERQRVLDEVERQQTEFGTEK, encoded by the coding sequence ATGAATAAAAGACCGTTTTTAATCTTATCAGCTTTTCTGTTATTGTTCTCATTAACAGGGAAAGGACAAGCAACAGAAGCTTACCGTCCCGAAACATCGGTCGCCGGATTTATCCAGCTTCCCGGTAGCGGGCGACAAGTGTATAATTTCAATCCGGGATGGCGATTCTTCAAGGGAGATATCCGTGGTGCGGAAGCTGTGAACTTTGACGACCGTTCCTGGGAAATAGTTTCTACCCCTCATACAGTGGAGTTGATGCCTGTCGAAGCCAGCGGATGCCGTAACTATCAAGGTCCGGCATGGTATCGCAAGCATTTTGTAGTTCCTGCCGATACTAAGGGACAACGGGTGTCGATTCATTTTGAAGCAGCTATGGGCAAGCAGATTATCTATCTGAACGGAAAACGTATCCAAGAGCATATTGGCGGCTATCTGCCATTCACGTTAGACTTGACCGCCAATGGCGTGCAGGCAGGAGACTCTTGTCTGCTTGCTGTCTTTACGGACAATAGTGATGATAAATCTTATCCCCCCGGCAAACGCCAATATACCCTGGACTTTGCTTATCACGGCGGCATCTACCGCGATGTATGGATGATTGCCAAATCTCCGGTAGCCATTACGGATGCTCTCGATTCGCAGATCGTTGCCGGTGGCGGAGTATTTGTACATTTCGATAAAATCAGTGAAAAGAGTGCACAAGTCTACGTAAAGACAGAGTTACAAAATGATGCGCAACGTCAGGAATCTGTAACCGTAGAAACAACCCTGACCGATGCAGACGGAAAAGTAATCAAACGTACTTCCGGCAAACTCTCTCTGAAACCCGGAGAAAAGAAGTCTATCCAACAACAAATGGAAGTGAAGAACCCGAAATTATGGTCACCGGATACACCTTATTTATATAGAGTACAATCACGGATAAAGAAAGGCAATCAGTCCATCGACGGTGGAATTACCCGTGCCGGTATCCGTCTTGCCGAATTCCGTGGAAAAGACGGTTTCTGGCTGAATGGAAAACCTTTCGGACAATTAGTAGGTGCCAACCGCCACCAGGATTTTGCCTATGTAGGCAATGCTTTGCCCAACTCCCAGCAGTGGCGTGACGCGAAGCGTCTGCGTGATGCAGGATGCACTATTATTCGTGTAGCTCACTACCCGCAAGACCCTTCCTTTATGGATGCCTGTGACGAACTGGGAATGTTTGTCATTGTAGCCACTCCGGGATGGCAATATTGGAATAAAGACCCCAAATTTGGAGAACTGGTTCATCAGAATACCCGTGAGATGATTCGCCGTGACCGTAATCATCCGTCTGTACTGATGTGGGAGCCGATTCTGAATGAAACCCGCTATCCACTCGATTTTGCCTTGAAGGCATTGGAAATAACCAAAGAAGAATATCCTTATCCGGGACGTCCCGTAGCTGCTGCCGATGTACATTCGGCAGGCGTGAAAGAACATTATGACGTAGTTTACGGTTGGCCGGGAGACGATGAAAAAGCAGACAGACCGGAACAATGCATCTTTACCCGTGAATTTGGGGAAAATGTGGATGACTGGTACGCTCATAATAACAATAACCGTGCAAGCCGCAGTTGGGGAGAACGCCCGTTGCTCGTGCAGGCACTATCTTTGGCAAAAAGTTACGATGAAATGTATCGTACCACAGGACTATTTATCGGTGGTGCGCAATGGCATCCGTTCGACCATCAGCGCGGTTATCATCCCGACCCTTATTGGGGCGGCATCTATGATGCTTTCCGTCAGAAGAAATATGCTTATGAAATGTTCCGTAGCCAGTCACCTGCCAGCCTTGAACATCCCTTGGCTGAATGCGGTCCGATGGTATTTATCGCTCATGAGATGTCGCAATTCTCTGATAAGGACGTAGTTGTATTCAGCAATTGCGACTCAGTCCGCCTTTCCATCTATGACGGAACAAAAACATGGACGAAACCTGTGGTTCACGCAAAGGGGCATATGCCTAATGCACCTGTCATCTTCAACGATGTTTGGGATTTCTGGGAAGCACGCGGATACAGTTATACCCAAAAGAACTGGCAGAAAGTCAATATGGTTGCCGAAGGTATTATCAACGGGAAAGTGGTATGTACACAAAAGAAAATGCCTTCCCGCCGTTCTACCAAACTACGTATGTATGTAGACACTCAGAAAGTAAATCTGGTAGCAGACGGTTCCGATTTTATTGTAGTAGTTGCCGAAGTGACCGATGATAGCGGAAACGTGCGTCGTCTGGCAAAGGAAAATATCGTATTCACGGTAGAGGGCGAGGGAGAGATTGTCGGAGATGCCACAATCAATGCCAATCCCCGTGCCGTTGAATTCGGCTCGGCTCCCGTATTGATTCGTTCTACACGGAAAGCCGGAAAGATAAAAGTGAAAGCCCATGTACAGTTTGAAGGTACACAGGCTCCGACGGCTGCCGAACTGGAATTTGAAAGTATCCCGGCAGAACTTCCTTTCTGCTACGAAGAGCAGACTACAATTTCATCAACAATGAAAACAGATTTATCGAAAAGTAAATCCGAAGGAAAAATCAAGTTGACAGAAGAAGAACGTCAACGGGTATTGGATGAAGTAGAACGCCAGCAGACCGAATTTGGAACTGAAAAATAG